The genomic segment TTACAGTTGATTCTTGCCTCAGAACAAGAAATGTGGTTATGTACTTTGTCAGAGCATAGGGTAATCCTTTTTACCATTTACAGTATCCTTTTTTTTCTGGATACTTAGTACTGAATTCTGGTTTCTAGAACGGAGCATAGTTGACCCATGAACAACACAGATTTGAGCTGTAAAGGTCCACTTATATGTAGGGGTTCTTCCTTCAATGGATTCAACCAACTTAGCATGTCATTTGGATGAACTCAAGGGTGTGGTATCTATATATGTTACACCCATATTCTCTTGTTAAAATGTatgattattgtttttattattgttattactattgttgttctttCTATAGAGCTCTGGTCTCACATATCTATGATTCATCctgagtcagtttttttttttttattcagataagaggacacagagagagagacaccatggcatgGAAGCTTTCCTCAGTGCCATGGCACTGTTACGTGGTGCCAGGTGTTGAGCCTGGGCAGCATGCATGACAGATCCCACACCTTGCCTGGAGAGCTATCTGCCTGGcccatacatatttttttatcatcatcattattattttattttaaatatagctCTGGACCTGACTCATGCTGTAGCTGTGCTACTCCTTAGAGGCCTTTCCAGGACTAATATTTTCATCTGAtttaaagagaagaggaggaagagagaaaaagaaagatacctattGGGAGTAGGGcgatagcgcagctggttaagctcatgtggcgcaaagctcaaggaccagcataagaatcctagttctagcccccggctccccacctgcaggggagttgcttcacaggcagtgaatcaggtttgcaggtgtccgtctttctctccccctctctgtcttccccttctctctctatttctctctgtcctatccaataatgatgacaacaataataactacaacaataaaacaacaagggcaacaaaagggaataaataaataaataaaagaaagatacctatctgcagcattgctttcccacttgtgaagcttccctcatacaggtggggactggggacttgaacctggattcttttttattttttttatttttttttaaatttctttcttttttttatttaagaaaggattaattggattcttttttttaatttaattttatttattttttcccttttgttgcccttgttttattgttgtagttattattgttgttgttgttggataggacagagagaaatggagagaggaggggaagacagagaggaggagagaaagatagacacctgcagacctgcttcactgcctgtgaagcgactcccctgcaggtggggagccagggttcgaaccgggatccttatgctggtctttgtgctgtgTGCcgctaccttatttatttatttaccttgcaTAGCTGGCATAAAACAACTTTatgcatgcctttttttttttttcctcctccagggttattgctggactcggtgcctgcaccatgaatccaccgctcctggaggccatttttttcccccttttgttgcccttgttgtagcttcgttgtggttattattattgcccttgttgacgcaattcgttgttggataggacagagagaaatggagagaggaggggaagacagagagggggagagaaagacagacacctgcagacctgcttcaccgcttgtgaagtgactcccctgcagatggggagccgggggctcgaaccgggatccttacgccggtccctgcgctttgcgccacctgcgcttaatccactgcgccaccgcccgaccccctatgcaTGTCTTTTTAACTGTGTCAACACTGTAACTCTCAGTTTTTCAAGAGTCAACTGTCCCTAACTAATTGTGGGGAGGGATTTACTTTGATGAAGTTGGCGCTAGAACCACTTCACATTAGGAAACTGAGAAAATGAGTAGTTGGATGGAGACTCCTGAGTGAACGTGGTAGAAGGGCCACACCAGGGGAGGATCAGGAAGGAAGAAGACATACCCGTGGGGCATCTGTTTCTACCTTTTATTGACTGACTGCTTATTCCTATCCAGAAGAATTATTTCCTTAGTTACCTTGCATAGCTGGCATAAAACAGCTTTAGATTTACAAGATTTTAGGTTTTGTTTTATGCCATCAGTAAAAGGAAAAACCAAGTCTGAGCAGCCCCATAAACTGTGTTTATAAAAAAGTATTAACTTTGTGCGTGTGTATATTCACATTATACAAATAGATTCATATCTTTACCTGCTAGCTGAACAAAGTAAAATATTCGATTGGAAGAAAAACCAATAGTTGaagtttgtctttttgtttttgtctgtccTGCCATAGAATTTAGTGGCATGGTTCTACTGTGTAAAGTCTGTGGGGATGTGGCATCAGGATTCCACTATGGAGTTCATGCTTGTGAAGGCTGTAAGGTAAAGTATGCTTTTATTCCTTTAAGCTACTGGTTCTGGGGTTAAAGAAATTGAAATTAGGTCTGCCAGCTTCCACAGCTGTTAGCAGGAGAAGTCAACTCAATAGTTTTAAGCATTAAGCTTTTGATTATTTTATGTAGTGCATAAACAAAAGTtgttatgaaaaatatatatttttaatttgataaaagtACTcttttgggtggagggtagacagcataatggttatgcaaacagactcttatgcctgaggcttcaaagtctcaggttcaagcccccacaccatcataagccagagatgaacagtgctctggctaaaaaaaaaaaaaaaaaaaactcttaatttAAGATCTTGATATAAATAAACTTGCTGTCTAACTCTAACATAATTATGACATGAAACCAAGTACATAATTATTTATTGTGAGAGGCATCATCCTAAGTGGTGTGGAGATAGTAGGGAACAAAATGGACAAGTCACTACTGCCCTGTTGGAATTTAATTTAAACCAAGCTTAGAATTGTTTTTTTCAGATATGTTGACATTCTGACTTGTCAGATAGTGTGAGTTGTAATTCCTAAATACTTACATGGATTTTGTATTTTTAGAAGTTACTCTGAGGTAGAACCTTGAATATAAaacaaactcttaaaaaaaattaaaagggggccaggcagtggcacacctagtcaaATGCATAAACTAcagttatagtgcataaggacctaggttcaagtccctgggccccacctgcagggggaaagcttcacaagtggtgaagcagggctaccgatgtctctctgtctctctccctatctcccccacccatttcaatttctatctgtctctatttacaataataaattaataaattaattaactaaattaaaacaaacaaataaaattaactcTTGGGAAAGCTTACCCCCCCATAGAAttagttaaatatttatttattttcccttttgttgcccttgtttttttattgttgttgtagttattattgttgttgttattgatgtcatcgttataagataggacagagagaaatggaggattggaagacagaggaggagagaaagacagacacttgcagacctgcttcaccatttgtgaagcaactcccctgcaggtggggaactgggggcttgaaccgggatcttcaggctggtccttgctcttcacaccatgtgcgctaacccactgcgctaccacctgactcccgttaaATATTTCTTAGTATATTTATCAGTAATTCCAAATTAGTCTGTGTCTTTTGCTTATATctaaggagtctctctctcttttccattaaaaaaaaaaaaaagcataacagTTCTTTCCCCAGAGTTTCAAAAATTAACATGGCCCAGACATGCGCTCTTAGCGTTTTCTGACTGAAAGCCAGTAGCAGGAGTCCAGTTTGGCAGGATTTGGTGGGCGAGCAAGATAATGAATATACAGTGGTGAAAGAAGTAGTATTTTCTAGAGTGACTCTGAATGAATTGTTAGTTTGGGAGATCTTCATGGTTGGATCCCTCACAAGACTAAGCAATAATTTAAATAGATGTAGCAGTTTTCTGTTCTAAAAAGTATATTTATAGATCAAAGTATATTTTGTAAGATCCGTTTCTTACAAAAGTACAAATTGTGGGCCAGGCATCATTCTCATTTTATGGATCATCAAAAGCACAATCAAATGAAtgaaactgggggctgggcagtggtgtacttggttaagctcacacgttaccatgtgccaggacccaggttcgtgccccacctgcagtagggaagctccGTGAGTGGatcaggtttgtaggtgtctatctttctctctccctttctgcctactcctctctcaatttatttctgtcctatctaataaaaaagaaagaaagaaagagaagaagaagaaaaaaaaaaaaggttgccgggagcagtgtattcatctaCAGGCACAGAGactcagtaataatcctggtggaaaaaacaaGGACTCATGGGGGCCCAATGGTAGCAGGTTacacgcacatggtgcgaagcccaaggaccagtagaAGAattgtggttcaagcccctggctccccatctctgCAGGGGGCCCACTTCATaggggtggagcaggtctgcaggtgtctatctttctcttcccctctctgtcttcctctcctctctccgtttctctctgtcctatccaacaacagcaatggcaacaacaagggcaacaaaatgggaaaaatggcctccaggagcaatggatttgtagtacaggcactgagccccagcgataaccctagaggcaagaaaaaaaaaaaagagaaatcataaaatcatatttttaaaaaattagattgcCATTCACATTAAtttcttaaacttttatttattttggtagagacagagaaattgagagaaaagagacacctgcagcacactgTCTGacagcccatgaagcttccctccttcaggtggggagtcggggctcaaacccttgttggcaccaccacccagccctaaaagATACAGTTCAGAAtcattttggtggtggtggtggtggtcttgagctctgcttttctccctttcctcctacTGAGTTGGAGATCTTTGAAGACCTGCCAGAGGGCTTGCACCTCAATTGTCTAACAAAGGCAGCTCCCTACAGCCGTTTATACAGGCCCTGTCATTCCTTGGATCATTAGTTTGTCTCTGGGTGTGAGGTTTGTCACACCTGTTTCTGAGAAGTAACCAGGAACACCTAGCATGTGTAAGTAGGCCTTGCTGGTATCAGCAGTTCAAGTGAGCATCAGCTTGTGATCTTTTAGTTCTAGTTGAGGGTATTACAAGTTTGCAAAACATTTCTTAATCGGTTCTTTAAGAATTAGTCATTCATATTTCAAAGACTtggattttgggggctgggtggtggcacacctggttaagtgcatgtgtaccatacacaagaatccaggttcaagcccccagcccccacctgtagagggaagcttcaagagcagtgaagcagtattgcaagtgtctctctgtctccttctccttctctatctttctttccctcttaacttctctctattctatcaagtaaaataaataatggtttattttaaagaagtcttggcttccctggattgaagaccccaccaatatgtcctggagctcagcttccccagagacccaccctactagggaaagagagaggcagactgggagtatggaccgacagaccagtcaacgcccatgttcagcggggaagcaattacagaagccagaccttccaccttctgcaacccacaacgaccctgggtccatgctcccagagggatagagaatgggaaagctatcgggggagggggtgggatatggagattgggcggtgggaattgtgtggagttgtacccctcctaccctatggttttgttaattaatcctttcttaaattaaaaaaaaaaaattaaagaagtcttggatttttttttttttttcttttccccagagcactactcagctctggtttatggtggtgtgggggattgaacctgggactttagagcctcaggcataatagtctctttccataaccactacGCTATTTACACCCATccggatttttttaaatttatttttttgttattggatagagatagagaaattgagagagagggggagatagagaggaagaggagagacagagagacacctgcagacctgcttcaccgcctgtgaagcggctcccctacaggtggggagccaagggcttgaaccgggatcctaaccattctttgcgctttgagcccacgtgcgcttaacctgcttcgctaccgccccgactccccacctgtaggggagtcgcttttttttttttttaatgaaggaaaGTATGACTACAGGTGTAAGGGTGGGTAGCAGGGCAGATTATACCAAAAGTACTCCGCAAGCACAGGCTCTCCAAAAGGCAGAATAATCTTGTCTGACTAGTAGACAAATTTGTTTACTGATACTGGGTATCAGTTTCATTCTGTGATTATTTTATATTTCACTCTGTTTTAAGCCAAAACTATTTCCTAAGTGACTAGTAATGTACTGGATAGTTAGgcattggtggggggggggggtttactcTAAAGAGTTCCTTTGGATGATTTCAAGTGAATGgatatctctcttcctttatgcTTAGGGTTTCTTTCGGAGAAGCATTCAGCAAAACATTCAGTACAAGAAGTGCCTGAAGAATGAAAACTGTTCTATAATGAGAATGAACAGGAATAGGTGTCAGCAGTGTCGCTTCAAAAAATGTCTGTCTGTTGGAATGTCCAGAGATGGTATGTCCCATGTTTAAAAGCGTGTTCAGCTCAAGCTTACAGGGCTTGGAtatttgggtggtggtggtggtgggaagtaaatttattgttttattgggcAGGGGTATACAtttattaggattttttttttaggggtgGTGGGTGAGAGGAGTTGGATCTTATTCCTCAGTATAAATCTGATCTATAAGTCAGTGGTCCTCTTGTGCTTTTAGAAAACACATTTTGGCCTTACTGTAGGAACCCAGATTCTTAAAGTCAGGTCTTAGGATCATCACCAGAGAAACAACTTTTGGCTTGATTTAGTTTTATTACTTCTTGTAAAAAGACCCACTTAGTTTTTCTATATGATTTGAATACTTTGCCCTCCTGAAAACAGATAGGAATCCTTGCCTCTTTCTCTTGGTTTCTTAGCCTTCCTGAAGAATCTGTTACTCTTGTGAACATTTTCTCACTTTTTACGAAACCAAGAGGAGGTAATATGCTTTTCGGTTCAAGTAGAgattctaaatacatcaaaggaGATGCAGAATTGAAAGAGACTATGTTTGGAGCGGAAGTAGTAGCTCATTTCTGTCTTGATCCATTTTATCATAGAAGATAAAAGTTATAACTTGTAGGATAACTAGTATTATTTGTGAATGAAGTTACTGGAAAATCTGTCCCTATGGTGAAGGGGATCACTGCTAACTTCTAGACAGTCTCATTCTGTTCTAAGAAACATTTGTCAAAGGCAATTTAATCAATTCTTGAGGTAGCTTTACTATCTTATACTCACAAAAACATGCTATTGCAAAGGGTTTCtttaattaagattttattttaattcccTGATTTAAGAAAAATACAGCATTAGAAATACTATTCCAAAGTTTATTGGTATTGTGATTGCCCTAAGAGAATAAAAAGGACAATCCTTTGTAAGGGAGGAAATAGAAGTAGAGTATAAGACAGGATAAAATAGTTTGCAATAGTGATGTTAGAGATCGTAACTAGAGCCTTTCTTGCTGGGTGGCTATATTGAATTTTTATTATATCTGTATAGATATTAATCTGGAAAGAAGCTGTTCTTTCCCTTAGGGAAATGAATGCTAGAGATGGGGAACACATTCTAAGACTAGCCTCTGGAAGAAAGGAGGATAAActatttcacttttatttatattattaattttaattaaatccagtaaattaattttaaaaagtgtttactaatgagagagagaggaagggagaaccagagcatcactctgggcaTATGCAGAacctgggattaaactcaggacctcatgcttaaagtcCCAGTGTACTACCTGCTGTATCACATTCTTGACAGCAGcgagtttgtttgtttcctttttttttttttctccaaccagagcactgctcagctctggcttatggtggtggagggaactgaacctgggactttggagcctcctcaggtgtgagaatctctttgcagaaacattatgctatctacccccaccccattttgtttcttttaaaaaaatacttttatttatttatttatttggatagagacagaaaatcaagaagggagtggggagatagggagagagacagagacatctgcagcactgcttcaccacttgtgaaactttcctcctgcatgtgggagtctcaggcttaaacccgggtccttgtgcattgtagcatgtgcactcaaccaggtgtgccaccacctggccccctgtttatttattaaagatttgtgtgtgtgtgtgtgtgtgtgtgtgtgtgtgtgtgtgtgagagagagaaagagagagagagagagagagaagagagatggaggggagggagagggagaaggagaatgaacaccagagtatcactcaggcATGTAGGATGACTCtgggcctcatgcttaagagtccaaggctttgtcTCCTGAGCtctattttctccctccccctgcatgttcattaaattaaattattaaattattaactttttttttttagccagagcactgctcatctctagattttggtggtgctggggacgaaCCTGAGCCCTTTGGTACCTGAAGCATGGaggtctttgtataaccattatactatgtcCCCATTCTGTGAACAGTGTTTATATTCATTGACTGGAATCTTAGAATGAAGTCTTCAGCCTTGTTAACTAGTTACCATGTATAATGCTGGTTTGCTTCAAACTATTTTTCATGAGTTAATTTCATATGTAATTTTtagattttacttaaaaaaaaacccgaGGTAGACTTTCTCCTTAGTTTTGTTTTGGGGAGAAAATGAaaaattctctttcctttcccaccTCTTACAGTATATCAGAAACAATCGgcgtctttgggaggtggaaggatgaggacatagaactttggtggtgggtgatgtGGGACTATGCCGTATAATCTTAGAGTCTTATAatccactactaatcacaaataaaaatgaacaagcaAACACACATAAACAAAAACGTAAACATGGAGATTAACTTGGACCAGAAACATAGAGATATTCTTTTCTATATGACTAGAGGACATAGCCTTGAGATAATTTTGTGTTATCTTTTTGTGTAAACAGGTCTTATTTAGAATTTGGGTGTTAAATATCTTTTTCTTCAATAGCTGTTCGGTTTGGTCGTATTCCTAAGCGTGAAAAGCAGAGGATGCTAATTGAAATGCAAAGTGCGATGAAGACTATGATGAACAGCCAGTTCAGTGGTCATTTGCAGAATGACAGCATAATAGACCACCATGAACAGACAGCCTTACCAGCCCAGGAACAGCTGAGACCCAAGCCCCAGCTGGAGCAAGAAAACATCAAaagctcttctccctcttctgattTCGCCAAGGAAGAAGTGATTGGCATGGTGACCAGAGCACACAAGGATACCTTTATGTATAATCAAGAACAGCGAGAAAATCCAACAGAAACCCTGCACCCTCAGAGAGAACGGATTCCTAAAAACATGGAGCAGTACAATTTAAATCATGACCATTGTGGCAGTGGGCTTAGTAGCCATTTCCCCTGTAGTGAGAGCCAGCCGCATCTCAATGGACAGTACAAAGGGAGGAACATGATGCATTACCCAAACGGGCATGCCATTTGTATTTCAAATGGACATTGTATGAACTTCTCAAATGCTTATACTCAAAGAGTATGTGATAGAGTTTCCGTAGATGGATTTTCTCAGAATGAGAACCAGAATAGTTACCTCTGCAACTCTGGAGGGAGAATGCACCTGGTATAGTGACATCAATATatttataaatctttttattcatttatttatttatttgcttgctcACCTACCTGTATTGAGGGAAGCTTTGAAGGTTTTCTTTGGGGGACATGCCAGCATAGCTGGGTTgggtggggcaggtggggtggggctgtCAGAAACATTTTCTAAGAGATTTATAGGATCTGTTTTTGTGTAGTATTTTAGGCTAAATTCTTTTAATGAGTGCCATTTGTTGAATGAGCTCATTTCACACTGCAAGGTACAAACATATGATTTGATTGATAATAAAATTGGGGTTAGTATCCTAGGCAGGTTAGGAAGTCTTGTGGAATAATTGGTCCTTTACTTAGAAACCTGTTTAAATTGTTAGCATTTCTGATTAATCCCGACCGACCTTACTAGCTTTGGGGTTCTTGCAAAGGTCTGATCTTAGAGCTTACCACAGACAGTGATTGTTTAATTTTATAGAAAGAGTTTTCTTTAACTATAGTAAGGCAAAAAGGCCTTTGGAGATAGAGTATGAATATTTTTACTACTAAGAGTTTAGGAATATTTTCATACTAAGGTTAACTTAAAAAAGGAATTTCTTAGACTTTATACTAGGCAACTAGTTAATGTTATTCCTGTCATTCAAGTCTTCATCAAATCCAACAGTCTGCATAAAAGCACAGTGTGTATGCTCATCCAAAATTTCATCAGAAAACAGCAGTACCGCACCATTGCACCATTTCCTGTTTAAACCATGAGGTCCTTTGATAGTGCTTGATATTTTCTACAGTCAGGTAATTAAAatatcctccttttccttttcaaaaTAGTTGACTTTGCCACAATCCTCacgttagatttttttttttctttctcctcacttGCAAGTACTTGATTTTGTGGGTCTGAAAGTAGACCTATTTCTACTAGGTTTAGTGACAGCTTTAGGGAGGGAAACAAGCATttaggtctttttctctctctctcttttttttttttctttttgagagtttcagatgtatttatttttaataataattttaccagagcactgctcagccctggctagtGGTGATCAaggggacttaagagcctcaggcatgggtctttttgcataaccattatgctgtatcccctgCCCAACACTTAGGTTCTTATTTTGTGATATTCTCTGTAGAATCATTCTATTCCCTGATATTCTGTAAGTTTTGTGAAAAATTTGAAGGCTGATTTTACTCATAGAGTATCCAGTGTATATTTTatagtttgtttttaaatgtgtttacttgttatttttattatttatttgttaattagcaGAGCTCTGTTTATGGTGCtgtaggggattgagcctgggactttggagactcaggcaggagagtctctgcataaccattatgctatctccccctttctgttttttcctcCCCACCCTCATTTAGAAAGTATAACTTGTATCTTTAGTAATTGTCTCATAATTGAATAAATAGAGGTCAGAGGTCAGGCCATTGTTTATGAAAAAAATGGTCAGTcagtgaacttaaaaaaaaaaaaggtatctccATTGACTTTTCCTtcccctttaaaaattttaattaattaatgagaaagggagagagaaccagagtaccactggCATTCCATGGTGCCAGGGAtctaaggacctcatgcatgcaaatccaGCATTCTGTTTGTTGTACCATCTCTCAGGGCACTAGCTTTTCCTGTTTTGAAATTACATTATACACGTGCCTATTTAGAAAAACTTAGATTCTAGGCCTGTGATTTCTATGTGTATCTGGATAAGTTTCTAAATCCTTTAGAATCTTGTTCCTTTATCTAAATGGTGAGTGGAACTTGTCATACCCAGTTAAACAGTTGAAAACTAGGTAAATGTGTATGATGTTGTTTGAAAATGATAAAACCAATGTAACATAGTAGCAGTGTtagaaagtaaattttttttttagattcccccccccccttaattttcattagataggacagagaaattgagagagaaggggaagatagagagttagagaggcacctgcagacctgcttaaccattcATGAGCTGTcttccctagcaggtggggagctggggctcgaactggggtccttgcacttggtaatatgtgcacataaccagaaATGCCACCACCTGTCTCTTCCCCTCAAAGTAAAAtagcttgatatatatatatatatatatatatatatatatgggggggggtaAGGACATTGTTCTTTAAATTAGGTTGTCTTGAGGCTCTCTAGCCTAGTGTCTGTAGGGCATGGAGAAAGTGCTGACAGCAGTATATTCAGTTGTGCCTGAGGATTATTTTCATGTTGGAGTTTCCAGTGAGTAAGATGCCACTTTTGAAATAGCACCTTGCACAGTTTAAGATTTTTCCTGTTTTGTGTATGTTAGGTCTGTCCAATGAGTAAGTCTCCATATGTGGATCCACATAAATCGGGGCATGAAATCTGGGAAGAATTTTCGATGAGCTTCACCCCAGCAGTAAAAGAAGTGGTGGAATTTGCAAAACGTATTCCTGGATTTAGAGATCTCTCTCAGCATGACCAGGTCAACCTTTTAAAAGCTGGGACATTTGAGGTAGGTTTCATTTATCATAAATATTGGTACAGGACAAgcagtcatttcttttctttctttcttaagtatCCTAAGTATTTGTAGTGTGGAGGTTGGTACTACCCAGAAAACAGTGACCACCTCAGGGTCTTGGGAAGAGATCACGTGAATGCAGCTTTGCTTAGTGTCTGAAATAGAATGTGTGGTCCAGGAGCGGATACAGTGGCTAGAGTGATGGACTTAGAAAGCTTGGCCACTTACTTGGCTGTCATTGGGTATCTGGGCAGCTTCCAGTTTTGAGCGATTACAGATTGTGAGGCTGTGGACATAGGATTGCCTAGATCTCTTTGGCTAGGTGACAGAACCTGCCCATGTGTCG from the Erinaceus europaeus chromosome 21, mEriEur2.1, whole genome shotgun sequence genome contains:
- the NR1D2 gene encoding nuclear receptor subfamily 1 group D member 2 — protein: MVGLPSLPGAASPPRCAGCRKPPPPPPPPPPPLCCEGPRAAPPPSCSPPSRRGPRRPARPAHEAAPRAALPPARGGAALRLRGGGALPLREAGGPGPGPVPEGIMEVNAGGVIAYISSSSSASSPASCHSDGSENSFQSPSSSVPSSPNSSNSDNNGSPKNADLSNIEGILKNDRIDCSMKTGKPSAPGMTKSHSGVTKFSGMVLLCKVCGDVASGFHYGVHACEGCKGFFRRSIQQNIQYKKCLKNENCSIMRMNRNRCQQCRFKKCLSVGMSRDAVRFGRIPKREKQRMLIEMQSAMKTMMNSQFSGHLQNDSIIDHHEQTALPAQEQLRPKPQLEQENIKSSSPSSDFAKEEVIGMVTRAHKDTFMYNQEQRENPTETLHPQRERIPKNMEQYNLNHDHCGSGLSSHFPCSESQPHLNGQYKGRNMMHYPNGHAICISNGHCMNFSNAYTQRVCDRVSVDGFSQNENQNSYLCNSGGRMHLVCPMSKSPYVDPHKSGHEIWEEFSMSFTPAVKEVVEFAKRIPGFRDLSQHDQVNLLKAGTFEVLMVRFASLFDAKERTVTFLSGKKYSVDDLHSMGAGDLLNSMFEFSEKLNALQLSDEEMSLFTAVVLVSADRSGIENVNSVEALQETLIRALRTLIMKNHPNEASIFTKLLLKLPDLRSLNNMHSEELLAFKVHP